Proteins encoded by one window of Cylindrospermum stagnale PCC 7417:
- the htpG gene encoding molecular chaperone HtpG, which translates to MLEQGTISIHTENIFPIIKKSLYSDHQIFLRELVSNAVDAIQKLKMVSRAGEYAGDIGEPEIQLAIDTNSKTLSISDNGIGMTLEEVKKYINQVAFSSAEEFIHKYQGKSDQPIIGHFGLGFYSSFMVAQKVEIDTLSYQEGAQAVHWSCDGSPDFTIDESPRTTRGTTITLTLQGEEEEFLEPARIKNLVKTYCDFMPVPIKLDGEVLNRQKAPWRESPSNLSEEEYLEFYRYLYPFQEEPLLWVHLNTDYPFIINGILYFPKMRPDVDVTKGQIKLFCNQVFVSDNCEEIIPQFLMPMRGVIDSTDIPLNVSRSALQGDRTVKRIGDYIAKKVGDRLKELYRDNREQYISAWKDLSTFVKFGVLNDEKFKKQIEDIIIFRTTAKVAEKAPAETPVVEVQTAEGDLWQDVTQPKENTGLSTPYTTLKEYLERNKERHENRVFYSTDEATQATYVELHKNQGLEVLFLDSFIDTHFINFLEREYQDVKFTRVDSDLDNTLLEQDKAGEIVDPKTNKTRSESIKELFEKALNKPKLNIRTEALKSETPQGTPPAMVLLPEILRRLREMNAMMQQQQSLDFPEDHILLVNTAHPLIQNLAHISQGSIIQGDGQSPTDQLVKMICQHVYDLALMSQKGFDAEGMKSFVERSNEVLTKLTEQASK; encoded by the coding sequence ATGCTAGAACAAGGCACGATCAGTATTCATACTGAGAATATTTTCCCAATTATCAAAAAGTCGCTCTACTCCGACCATCAAATCTTCTTGCGGGAACTGGTATCCAACGCTGTAGACGCCATCCAAAAGCTGAAAATGGTATCCCGCGCTGGGGAATATGCTGGAGACATCGGCGAACCAGAAATTCAACTTGCTATTGACACAAACAGCAAAACTCTCTCCATCAGCGATAACGGTATCGGGATGACACTAGAGGAAGTAAAGAAATATATCAATCAGGTTGCCTTCTCTAGCGCCGAAGAATTTATTCACAAGTATCAAGGCAAATCAGATCAGCCGATTATCGGTCACTTTGGTCTTGGTTTCTACTCTTCCTTCATGGTGGCGCAAAAGGTAGAAATTGATACCCTCTCCTACCAAGAAGGGGCGCAAGCGGTTCACTGGAGTTGCGATGGTTCGCCAGATTTCACGATAGACGAGTCACCCCGAACAACTCGCGGCACAACCATTACTCTCACTCTCCAAGGAGAAGAAGAGGAATTTTTAGAACCAGCACGGATTAAAAATCTTGTCAAGACTTACTGTGACTTCATGCCAGTGCCTATCAAACTGGATGGTGAAGTATTAAATAGGCAAAAAGCACCTTGGCGAGAGTCTCCTAGTAATCTGAGTGAAGAAGAGTATTTAGAGTTTTACCGCTACCTATATCCTTTTCAGGAAGAACCGCTGCTGTGGGTGCATTTGAATACTGACTATCCGTTTATCATCAACGGGATTTTGTATTTTCCCAAAATGCGCCCCGATGTAGATGTGACGAAAGGGCAAATTAAGCTATTTTGCAATCAAGTTTTTGTCAGCGACAACTGCGAAGAAATTATCCCGCAATTTCTCATGCCGATGCGGGGCGTGATTGATAGCACTGATATTCCCTTGAATGTGTCGCGTAGTGCCTTGCAAGGCGATCGCACAGTTAAGAGAATCGGCGACTACATAGCCAAGAAAGTTGGCGATCGCCTCAAAGAACTATACCGCGACAACCGCGAACAATACATCAGTGCCTGGAAAGACCTCAGCACCTTTGTGAAATTTGGCGTTCTCAACGACGAGAAATTTAAAAAACAAATCGAAGACATCATCATTTTCCGCACCACAGCTAAAGTTGCCGAGAAAGCCCCTGCCGAAACACCAGTAGTCGAGGTACAGACCGCCGAAGGCGATCTTTGGCAAGATGTCACCCAACCCAAAGAAAACACAGGACTCAGCACCCCCTATACCACCCTCAAAGAATATCTAGAACGCAACAAAGAACGCCACGAAAACCGCGTTTTTTACAGCACCGACGAAGCAACCCAAGCAACCTACGTAGAACTTCATAAAAACCAAGGCTTGGAAGTTTTGTTTCTCGACTCCTTCATCGATACCCACTTTATCAACTTCCTCGAACGGGAATATCAGGATGTCAAATTCACGCGGGTAGATTCCGACTTAGATAACACCTTGCTAGAACAAGACAAAGCTGGAGAAATTGTTGACCCCAAAACCAACAAAACCCGCAGCGAGTCCATCAAAGAGTTATTTGAGAAAGCCCTCAACAAACCTAAGTTAAACATCCGCACCGAAGCGCTGAAGTCTGAAACACCCCAAGGAACACCACCGGCGATGGTACTTCTACCAGAAATTCTCCGCCGCCTACGGGAAATGAACGCCATGATGCAGCAGCAGCAGTCGTTAGACTTCCCCGAAGACCACATTTTGCTAGTAAATACCGCTCACCCACTAATTCAAAATCTCGCCCATATCAGCCAAGGCAGTATCATTCAAGGTGATGGTCAATCGCCTACAGATCAGTTAGTGAAAATGATTTGCCAACACGTCTACGATTTGGCACTCATGTCTCAGAAAGGGTTTGACGCTGAAGGGATGAAGTCCTTTGTTGAGCGCTCAAATGAAGTACTCACCAAGCTAACAGAACAAGCCAGCAAATAG
- the hpsE gene encoding hormogonium polysaccharide biosynthesis glycosyltransferase HpsE, which produces MDFKFTVAIPTYNGASRLPRILDRLRSQKDIEELNWEIIIVDNNSSDSIAKLIQEYQQNWHHPFPLRYFLEPQQGAAFARAKAIEEAKSEIIGLLDDDNLPAPNWILEAYKFALNNPQVGAFASQIHGAFEVEPPENIKPILFYLAITERGGQPHLYQPLRQGFPPTAGLVVRRQAWQDNVPKKPFLIGRIGSSMLGSEDAEALFYIQKAGWQIWYNPSMEIEHIIPAWRLEKEYLISLMSGVGLARYHIRMLLLKTWQRPFAFFIYLANDMRKVLSHFIRYRSKINSDLLVACEMERLTATVISPFYLGKLRIERLIKAMFK; this is translated from the coding sequence ATGGACTTTAAATTTACTGTAGCCATACCTACTTATAATGGAGCAAGTCGTTTACCCAGAATTCTCGACAGATTGCGAAGCCAAAAGGATATAGAAGAACTTAATTGGGAGATTATTATTGTTGATAACAATAGTAGTGATAGCATTGCCAAACTTATTCAAGAATATCAACAAAACTGGCATCACCCATTCCCATTAAGATATTTTTTAGAACCTCAACAAGGAGCAGCCTTTGCTAGAGCAAAAGCTATTGAAGAAGCAAAAAGCGAAATTATCGGTTTACTAGATGACGACAATTTACCCGCACCTAATTGGATTTTAGAGGCTTACAAATTTGCTTTAAATAATCCACAAGTTGGAGCTTTTGCCAGCCAAATTCACGGTGCTTTTGAGGTAGAACCACCAGAAAATATTAAGCCGATTTTATTTTACCTAGCGATTACTGAAAGGGGCGGACAGCCTCATTTATATCAACCTCTTCGTCAGGGCTTTCCACCTACGGCTGGCTTAGTTGTCCGCCGTCAAGCATGGCAAGACAATGTACCTAAAAAACCTTTTTTAATCGGTAGAATTGGCTCATCTATGTTAGGTAGTGAAGATGCCGAAGCTTTATTTTATATTCAAAAAGCTGGGTGGCAAATTTGGTATAACCCAAGCATGGAAATAGAGCATATTATTCCTGCATGGCGACTAGAAAAAGAGTACTTAATTTCTCTAATGAGTGGCGTTGGTTTAGCTCGTTATCATATCCGGATGTTACTACTTAAAACTTGGCAACGACCTTTTGCATTTTTTATCTATCTTGCCAATGATATGCGTAAAGTTCTATCCCATTTCATCCGTTATCGCAGCAAAATTAACAGTGATCTTTTAGTAGCTTGTGAAATGGAGAGACTTACAGCCACTGTTATTAGTCCTTTTTACCTAGGAAAGTTAAGAATTGAGAGGCTGATAAAAGCCATGTTTAAATAA
- the rpmB gene encoding 50S ribosomal protein L28, which translates to MSRRCELTGKKANNAFAISHSHRRTKRLQQANLQSKRVWWAEGNRWVRLKLSTKAIKTLEVKGLQAMAKEAGINLNHY; encoded by the coding sequence ATGTCCCGTCGCTGTGAACTAACTGGTAAAAAGGCAAATAACGCCTTTGCAATTTCTCACTCCCATCGCCGCACCAAGCGCCTTCAGCAAGCGAATCTGCAAAGCAAGCGCGTTTGGTGGGCTGAGGGTAACCGCTGGGTAAGACTTAAGCTGTCTACTAAAGCAATCAAAACCCTAGAAGTCAAAGGGTTGCAAGCAATGGCAAAAGAAGCTGGCATTAACCTGAACCATTACTAA
- a CDS encoding glycosyltransferase family 4 protein, whose amino-acid sequence MKIAYVTTYDVLNQNSWLKELQGICAAGNYIAKYLIDESTDIDYLGPLSKNFAVLTRAKWSFYRYVFKKDYYRWAEPLVVQNYARQIEKKISLLNTDIVLCPENIVPIADLDCKQPIVLWTDATLSSLINFYRHMDNLCDENIKNIYEIEVEALNRCKLIIYTSEWAAQTAMKTYKILPSKIKVVPYGANLESNRNYADIQDIIKSKTSSLCKLLFIGVDWVRKGGDIAFQVAKELNYAGLSTELIVVGCQPQINEPLPPFVKVIGFIDKSKPEGLDKISRLFAEAHFLILPTIADCTPHVFAEANSFGIPSLSTNVGGISTLIKDDLNGKTFCPKASISEYCNYIIALMTNYSDYQKLAYSSFDQYQSRLNWNVAVQNVKQLMRELVG is encoded by the coding sequence ATGAAAATAGCTTATGTTACTACATATGATGTCTTAAATCAAAACTCTTGGTTAAAAGAGCTACAAGGAATCTGTGCAGCTGGTAATTACATTGCAAAATATCTGATAGATGAGTCTACAGATATAGATTATCTTGGCCCACTTAGCAAAAATTTCGCAGTATTAACCAGGGCAAAGTGGAGCTTTTATCGTTATGTATTTAAAAAAGACTACTATCGCTGGGCAGAACCATTAGTTGTCCAAAATTATGCCCGTCAAATTGAAAAAAAAATTAGTTTATTAAACACAGATATAGTTTTATGTCCAGAAAATATAGTGCCAATTGCTGATCTTGACTGTAAGCAGCCAATTGTTTTGTGGACTGATGCAACTCTAAGTTCTCTAATAAATTTTTATCGGCATATGGATAATTTATGTGATGAAAACATTAAAAATATATATGAAATCGAAGTTGAAGCTTTAAACCGCTGCAAATTGATTATTTACACATCTGAATGGGCAGCCCAAACAGCTATGAAGACTTATAAAATTTTGCCATCTAAAATCAAAGTAGTTCCTTATGGAGCCAATTTAGAATCTAATAGAAACTATGCAGATATTCAGGATATAATAAAATCTAAAACTTCCAGTTTATGCAAATTGCTTTTCATTGGCGTTGACTGGGTGAGAAAGGGAGGAGATATAGCTTTTCAGGTGGCAAAAGAGTTAAATTATGCTGGCTTAAGTACTGAATTAATAGTAGTGGGATGTCAACCACAAATCAATGAACCTCTACCCCCCTTTGTGAAAGTTATCGGGTTTATTGATAAATCTAAGCCAGAAGGTTTAGACAAAATAAGTAGATTATTTGCTGAAGCTCACTTTTTAATTTTGCCAACTATAGCAGACTGTACTCCCCACGTTTTTGCTGAAGCCAATTCCTTTGGAATACCTTCTCTATCCACAAATGTTGGTGGTATATCTACGCTTATAAAAGATGACCTCAATGGCAAAACTTTTTGCCCAAAGGCAAGCATTTCCGAATACTGTAATTATATAATTGCGCTGATGACCAATTATAGTGATTATCAAAAACTGGCGTATTCGTCTTTTGATCAGTATCAATCTCGATTAAACTGGAATGTCGCTGTACAGAATGTTAAGCAGTTAATGAGAGAATTGGTAGGATAA
- a CDS encoding class I SAM-dependent methyltransferase, with the protein MQRETGKLVENLNPSKLKVLEISGNNWQQTKFKEYKAVYYPQYDICETTLPETFDLIIADQVFEHLLWPYRAAKNVQQMLNPGGYLLISTPFLVRIHNYPIDCSRWTETGLKYFLAECGFPLENIQTGSWGNRACIKANWHDWVTYRPILLQSLKNEPDFPYCVWALAQK; encoded by the coding sequence ATGCAACGAGAGACTGGGAAACTTGTTGAAAATTTAAACCCCAGTAAATTGAAAGTTTTAGAAATATCTGGCAACAATTGGCAACAGACGAAATTTAAGGAATATAAAGCTGTTTACTATCCCCAATACGATATTTGTGAAACTACTCTGCCAGAAACTTTTGATTTAATCATTGCTGATCAAGTATTTGAACATTTGCTTTGGCCTTACCGTGCTGCAAAAAATGTGCAACAAATGCTGAATCCTGGAGGCTATCTTCTCATCTCTACACCATTTTTAGTTCGGATTCACAACTACCCCATTGATTGCAGTCGATGGACAGAAACAGGACTGAAGTATTTTTTAGCAGAATGTGGATTTCCTTTAGAAAATATCCAAACAGGTTCATGGGGTAATCGTGCTTGCATCAAAGCAAATTGGCATGACTGGGTTACCTATCGTCCCATTTTGTTGCAATCATTAAAAAATGAGCCTGATTTTCCTTATTGCGTTTGGGCATTGGCGCAAAAATAA
- a CDS encoding glycosyltransferase: protein MPKISVVIPVYNGEKTIQATIKSVLQQTYSDLELIVINADSSDLTLDIIAGIKDERIKLFTYPQANAAVNRNRGLTHASGEFISFLDADDLWTDDKLEVQYRALEENTQAAVAYSWTDAIDEKGEFLRPCSHAIWQDDVYSNLLLDDFIGSGSNVMIRSDIFKEVGGFNETLTNAEDTEMWLRLAARYHFVVVPKVHIFYRISANSKSSNILGLETSNLRIIEQSFAVAPLSLQYLKPYRIANLYKYLTYKVLTVTPGKQNSRQAYRILWQTVITDFTVLQKPIIYKAFLKLAVMTLLSPKQAIALLNKFPRLSNVSTFFGYIKTNFG, encoded by the coding sequence ATGCCTAAAATTTCTGTGGTTATCCCAGTTTATAATGGCGAAAAAACTATCCAGGCAACAATAAAATCTGTTTTGCAGCAAACCTACTCAGACTTAGAACTAATTGTAATTAATGCAGATTCTTCAGATTTGACATTAGATATTATTGCTGGCATTAAAGATGAGCGAATCAAGCTATTTACATATCCTCAAGCAAATGCAGCAGTTAATCGTAATCGTGGTTTAACCCATGCTTCTGGGGAATTTATTAGCTTTTTAGATGCCGATGACCTTTGGACAGATGATAAACTTGAGGTACAATACAGAGCATTAGAAGAAAATACCCAAGCCGCAGTTGCTTATAGTTGGACTGACGCAATTGATGAAAAAGGTGAATTTTTACGACCTTGTAGTCATGCTATTTGGCAAGATGATGTTTATTCTAATCTGTTGTTAGATGATTTTATTGGTAGTGGTTCTAATGTGATGATCCGCTCTGATATTTTTAAGGAAGTAGGTGGTTTTAATGAAACGCTTACTAATGCAGAAGATACAGAAATGTGGCTACGTTTAGCTGCAAGATATCATTTTGTTGTCGTGCCTAAAGTGCATATTTTTTATCGAATATCTGCTAACTCAAAATCTTCTAATATCTTAGGATTAGAAACATCCAATTTACGAATTATTGAACAATCATTTGCAGTTGCGCCTTTATCCTTACAATACCTGAAGCCTTACAGAATTGCTAACCTCTATAAGTACCTTACCTACAAGGTACTGACAGTTACTCCAGGAAAACAAAACAGCCGACAAGCATATCGAATTTTATGGCAGACAGTGATAACTGATTTTACTGTTCTACAGAAGCCAATTATCTATAAAGCTTTCTTGAAGCTTGCAGTCATGACTCTACTAAGTCCTAAACAAGCTATAGCATTACTGAATAAATTTCCTAGATTGTCTAATGTCAGTACATTTTTTGGATATATAAAGACGAATTTTGGCTGA